A genomic stretch from Candidatus Lernaella stagnicola includes:
- a CDS encoding cation:proton antiporter, with protein sequence MRYVLVLAVLVVFTFFLNLMEALFPHLYGDRAILVLGFVLLSSFIAGRMIRRARMPMITGYLLAGLVLGPHVLGRLHGDLTVFTPEVLDQLGLVDDLALGLIALTAGGELRLRELRTRFRMIGAITGLQTGIVLLGTIAVLWVMAPYLPFTAGQPAGLVLAAALMLAICSTATSPSTTIAVITEVGAKGPMTTTMMGVTVLKDVVTLIVFSMGLVAARKLLHPQSALDFAVLLHVVWEIFGSLVIGLLLGVAIGFYIRYIGRELPSLILALSFLSMKLGAQTQLSGILICVSAGFYIENFTDHGEQMIEAIERYSLPVYIVFFTLAGAKINIDLLRDMWQIALLLIAARLLFTYLGTYFGVRLVGGSVQDRRLTWMGFIGQAGITLGLATIIGRVVPDIGTDLRTLIIAVIAINQLIGPIMLRFALYRGGEAKA encoded by the coding sequence ATGAGATACGTGCTCGTCCTGGCCGTGCTCGTTGTCTTCACGTTCTTCCTAAACCTCATGGAGGCGCTGTTCCCGCACCTATACGGCGACCGCGCCATCCTCGTGTTGGGTTTCGTGTTGCTTTCCTCGTTCATCGCCGGGCGGATGATTCGCCGCGCCCGCATGCCGATGATCACCGGGTACTTACTCGCCGGGCTGGTGCTGGGTCCCCACGTGCTGGGCCGCCTGCACGGCGACCTGACCGTGTTCACTCCTGAAGTGCTCGACCAACTCGGCTTGGTGGACGACCTGGCTCTCGGGCTCATCGCGTTGACGGCGGGCGGCGAATTGCGGCTGCGCGAACTGCGGACGCGATTTCGGATGATCGGCGCCATCACCGGCCTGCAAACCGGCATTGTGCTCTTGGGCACTATCGCCGTCTTGTGGGTGATGGCGCCGTACCTGCCTTTCACCGCGGGCCAGCCCGCCGGCTTGGTGCTGGCGGCGGCGCTGATGCTGGCGATTTGTTCCACTGCGACATCCCCTTCGACCACGATTGCGGTCATCACCGAGGTGGGGGCCAAGGGCCCGATGACGACCACGATGATGGGTGTGACGGTACTCAAAGACGTGGTCACGTTAATCGTGTTTTCGATGGGGCTGGTGGCGGCGCGCAAGTTGCTGCACCCGCAGTCGGCCCTCGATTTCGCCGTGCTGCTGCACGTTGTCTGGGAGATATTCGGCTCGCTGGTGATCGGCTTGCTGCTGGGTGTGGCGATCGGGTTCTACATCCGTTACATCGGGCGCGAGTTGCCCAGTTTAATCCTGGCGCTGTCGTTCCTATCGATGAAGCTGGGCGCGCAGACGCAACTCTCGGGCATTCTGATTTGCGTGTCGGCGGGTTTTTACATCGAGAATTTCACGGACCACGGCGAGCAGATGATCGAAGCAATCGAACGCTACAGCCTGCCGGTATATATCGTGTTCTTCACGCTGGCGGGCGCCAAGATCAACATCGACTTGCTGCGGGACATGTGGCAGATCGCCTTGCTGTTGATCGCCGCGCGCCTGCTGTTTACCTACCTGGGCACGTACTTCGGCGTTCGCTTGGTCGGCGGCAGCGTCCAAGATCGACGATTGACGTGGATGGGATTCATCGGCCAAGCGGGAATCACGCTCGGCCTGGCCACGATCATCGGCCGGGTTGTGCCGGATATCGGCACCGATTTGCGTACTCTGATCATCGCCGTGATCGCGATCAATCAGCTTATCGGCCCGATCATGCTGCGCTTCGCGCTGTATCGCGGCGGCGAAGCCAAGGCATAA
- a CDS encoding GNAT family N-acetyltransferase, translated as MAITRLLTTEDHEAWRALLADTHLGDVYHHPGYLATLAARGEGEPLLFVFESEQGRGLHAVLKRPLADLPFPHAFRDGFDAVSPYGYAGPVLESPAIAEVFWDRWSDAAQQLGIVSEFVRFHPLLANHAACAGLFDITQAGRTIWMDLADDPWQTVSKSRRRDAGYAQRQGVKVESVGLEHLSSFVRLYQETMTRVDATGYYFFDEAYFAALADGLGDDFRLVRAHLDGTDCAYALCLRHGERLHYHLSCTAEAMSHTRAVNLLLIETAVMARDAGLTQFHLGGGYRGEDSLFDFKSHFSPQRSPFFVGRVVHDETAVSALTGKAKAAGVVMNDSSFFPPYRSGR; from the coding sequence ATGGCGATCACTAGGCTACTCACCACAGAGGATCACGAAGCGTGGCGCGCGCTGCTGGCCGACACGCATTTGGGTGACGTATATCATCACCCCGGCTACCTGGCGACGTTAGCCGCGCGCGGTGAGGGCGAGCCGCTGCTTTTCGTTTTCGAAAGTGAGCAGGGACGTGGCTTGCACGCCGTGCTCAAGCGCCCGTTGGCCGACCTGCCCTTCCCCCACGCGTTTCGCGACGGTTTCGACGCCGTGTCACCCTACGGCTACGCCGGGCCCGTGTTGGAATCGCCGGCAATCGCCGAAGTGTTTTGGGATCGCTGGTCGGACGCGGCACAGCAACTGGGGATCGTCTCCGAGTTCGTGCGCTTTCACCCGCTGCTGGCCAATCACGCCGCTTGCGCGGGCCTTTTCGACATCACGCAGGCCGGGCGGACGATCTGGATGGACCTGGCCGACGATCCGTGGCAGACGGTAAGCAAGTCGCGTCGCCGGGATGCGGGCTACGCCCAACGGCAAGGCGTGAAAGTGGAATCAGTGGGATTGGAACATTTGTCATCGTTTGTGCGCTTGTATCAGGAAACCATGACCCGCGTGGACGCAACGGGTTACTACTTTTTCGACGAGGCCTATTTCGCGGCGCTGGCCGACGGACTTGGTGACGACTTCCGGCTCGTGCGGGCGCATCTGGACGGAACGGATTGCGCGTACGCACTTTGCCTGCGACACGGCGAGCGGCTCCACTATCACCTGAGTTGTACGGCAGAAGCGATGAGTCACACGCGCGCGGTGAATCTGTTGCTGATCGAAACCGCAGTGATGGCCCGCGATGCCGGTCTCACGCAGTTTCATCTCGGCGGCGGTTATCGGGGCGAAGACTCGCTGTTCGATTTCAAATCTCACTTTTCGCCGCAGCGGTCACCGTTTTTCGTCGGCCGCGTGGTGCATGACGAGACGGCCGTATCCGCGCTGACCGGCAAAGCGAAAGCCGCCGGCGTGGTAATGAACGACTCGAGTTTCTTCCCACCGTACCGGAGCGGGCGATGA
- a CDS encoding glycosyltransferase yields the protein MKYEIGIPLRDNAATVAHVVRAALAQKPPPQQVWVCDDGSLDDGPERARRAGATLVRHDHPRGLGAARNTLLGVCDADIVVFFDADAIPRPGTAAALLAPFTDNDVAAVGGRGVEAAHATFADRWRAAHTPQSHGLEPLDDDWMVMGLCVAFRVAALREAGNFDADFTSCGEDVEMSLRLRARGGRLAYRPDAIVDHARSDDCRGVLRQAWRHNRAAARALLLHGQATGALTLVACRNLWPACGRALRHLDLPRAAFALVNLLVRVTALRWPLWRSYSERAQHLRDGRKT from the coding sequence GTGAAATACGAGATCGGCATTCCGCTGCGTGACAACGCGGCCACGGTGGCGCACGTCGTGCGTGCCGCGCTGGCGCAGAAGCCGCCGCCGCAACAGGTTTGGGTGTGCGACGACGGCAGCCTCGACGATGGACCCGAGCGGGCGCGTCGCGCCGGAGCGACACTCGTGCGGCACGATCATCCGCGTGGTTTGGGCGCAGCTCGCAACACGTTGCTCGGCGTATGCGATGCCGATATCGTCGTTTTTTTCGACGCCGACGCCATCCCCCGACCCGGCACGGCCGCCGCGCTATTGGCGCCGTTCACTGACAACGATGTCGCCGCTGTGGGCGGGCGCGGCGTTGAGGCGGCGCATGCCACGTTTGCCGACCGCTGGCGCGCCGCGCACACGCCGCAATCTCACGGCTTGGAACCCCTCGACGACGACTGGATGGTCATGGGATTGTGTGTCGCCTTTCGTGTCGCCGCCCTGCGCGAAGCGGGGAATTTCGATGCCGACTTCACTTCCTGCGGCGAGGACGTCGAGATGTCGCTGCGCTTGCGCGCCCGGGGCGGGCGGCTCGCGTACCGGCCCGATGCCATAGTCGACCACGCCCGCAGCGACGATTGCCGCGGCGTGCTGCGCCAGGCTTGGCGACACAACCGAGCGGCCGCGCGGGCCCTCCTGCTTCACGGCCAAGCGACGGGAGCCCTAACGCTCGTCGCTTGCCGAAATTTGTGGCCAGCATGCGGGCGGGCACTGCGACATTTGGATTTGCCGCGCGCCGCTTTCGCGTTGGTCAACTTACTGGTTCGGGTCACGGCCTTGCGATGGCCCCTGTGGCGTAGCTACAGTGAGCGCGCGCAACATCTTCGTGATGGGAGGAAAACGTGA
- the proC gene encoding pyrroline-5-carboxylate reductase, translated as MIDKKIAVIGAGNMGEVLIRGLLDAGAVDPAHLCATEPTLERRQMIQESYGIEVGASNADMCVTSDIIILAIKPQNINTVLLELFEAIDESTLLISIAAGITTSYLAEHFPEKDLRIIRVMPNAPALVQAGASALCPGLHATEQDLALVEKIFHTIGKTVIIRSEELMDVVTGLSGSGPAFVFMMIEALSDAGVQMGLSRKVSNLLAAQTVYGAGKMFMQTGRHAGELRDLVATPGGTTFAGLKALEKGTFRSTVMDAVEAAAKKSEELGKVINGRK; from the coding sequence GTGATCGATAAGAAAATCGCCGTGATCGGCGCCGGCAATATGGGCGAGGTACTGATTCGCGGCCTGCTGGATGCGGGCGCGGTCGACCCGGCGCATCTTTGCGCCACGGAGCCGACGCTCGAACGCCGCCAGATGATTCAGGAAAGCTACGGCATTGAGGTCGGCGCGTCGAATGCCGACATGTGCGTGACCAGCGATATCATCATCCTGGCCATCAAGCCGCAGAACATTAACACGGTACTGCTCGAACTGTTCGAAGCAATCGACGAGTCCACGTTGCTCATCTCCATCGCGGCGGGCATCACGACGAGCTATCTCGCCGAGCACTTCCCCGAAAAGGATTTGCGCATCATCCGCGTCATGCCCAACGCTCCGGCGCTGGTGCAAGCGGGCGCGAGCGCGTTGTGCCCCGGGTTACACGCCACGGAACAAGACCTCGCGCTCGTGGAGAAGATTTTTCACACGATCGGCAAAACCGTCATCATCCGCAGCGAAGAATTGATGGATGTGGTGACCGGTCTTTCCGGATCGGGCCCGGCGTTCGTGTTCATGATGATCGAAGCCTTATCCGATGCCGGGGTGCAAATGGGGTTGTCGCGCAAAGTGAGCAATTTGCTCGCGGCGCAAACGGTATACGGCGCGGGCAAAATGTTCATGCAAACCGGCCGGCATGCCGGCGAACTGCGCGACCTGGTCGCCACCCCGGGCGGAACGACGTTCGCGGGGCTCAAGGCGCTTGAAAAGGGAACCTTTCGCAGCACGGTTATGGACGCCGTGGAAGCGGCCGCCAAGAAAAGCGAAGAATTGGGCAAGGTCATCAACGGCCGGAAATGA
- a CDS encoding tetratricopeptide repeat protein has translation MLGATLLSLPYWLGGLLTLVAVIHFFVTRPDTYWIFVIIFLGPLGSLAYLVVNVILPRFSSAGPLKHRVSLSFDQRRRVKELELKVEEMGLPRDSAELGELLYRRGNPERAEKMLRHALQHDDEPETAYWLAVTLEKLGQPEEASQLLAPIVREDPRFKFGDAYLAYGRSLAAAGHREEALKAFRKVLEQSSLTETRVRYGLLLADTGQTDEARGELERAVREAKSLPGFNMKQARPYVRKAKQWLARHR, from the coding sequence ATGCTGGGAGCTACTTTGTTATCGCTGCCTTATTGGCTCGGTGGTCTGTTGACACTAGTTGCGGTTATTCACTTTTTCGTCACGCGGCCCGACACCTATTGGATTTTCGTCATCATTTTTCTCGGGCCGCTGGGTTCGCTCGCCTACCTGGTTGTCAATGTTATCCTGCCGCGCTTCAGCAGCGCCGGGCCCCTCAAACATCGCGTATCACTGAGCTTCGACCAACGGCGACGTGTCAAAGAACTCGAACTGAAGGTCGAGGAAATGGGCCTGCCCCGCGATTCTGCCGAATTGGGCGAATTGCTGTACCGTCGCGGTAACCCGGAGCGGGCTGAAAAAATGCTCCGCCACGCTCTGCAACACGACGACGAGCCCGAAACCGCCTATTGGCTGGCCGTCACTCTCGAAAAACTCGGCCAACCCGAAGAGGCTTCTCAACTTCTCGCCCCGATCGTGCGTGAGGATCCGCGTTTCAAGTTCGGCGACGCCTACCTCGCCTACGGACGCAGCTTGGCCGCCGCCGGACATCGGGAAGAAGCTCTCAAGGCGTTTCGCAAGGTGCTGGAGCAATCCAGCCTGACCGAGACGCGCGTGCGCTACGGCCTTCTGTTGGCCGACACCGGCCAAACCGACGAGGCGCGCGGTGAGTTGGAGCGGGCCGTCCGAGAAGCCAAAAGCCTGCCCGGCTTCAACATGAAGCAGGCCCGCCCCTACGTACGTAAAGCCAAGCAGTGGCTGGCGCGCCACCGCTGA
- a CDS encoding DegT/DnrJ/EryC1/StrS family aminotransferase: MTDKNIDLVKPTLADWREIEPLFAAVWESGRLTLGPHTKAFEDAAAQQMNVRHAIAVSSCTSGLMLAIRALELTGEIIIPSFTWASTGHSVVWNGLRPVFADIEPGTYTMDPEDVAQRITPATSAIMTANAFGLYPDMDALNKVAEEAGIVLLCDSAQAIGAKYNDRIGGGLCAAEIFSFSPTKVVTAVEGGLVTTNDDELAVQLRNMRDYGKSSDGTDVESFGLSARLSEFHSIVGLSNLRRVEELIAAREAIVAHYRELLAGIPGMHFQTIPEGRRSSHNYFVVFLDPDRYDRDDVWRGMAAAQVQTKRYFYPALHRQGSYRDFPPPEPPLPVTERAASDALALPLYSHMSRDETEQVCARLRRVLRDA; this comes from the coding sequence GTGACCGACAAGAATATCGATTTGGTCAAGCCGACGCTCGCCGATTGGCGGGAAATCGAACCCCTATTCGCCGCCGTGTGGGAAAGCGGCCGGCTGACCCTGGGGCCGCACACCAAGGCCTTTGAAGACGCCGCCGCGCAACAGATGAACGTGCGCCACGCCATCGCCGTCAGCAGTTGCACCAGCGGTCTCATGCTGGCGATTCGCGCGCTGGAGTTGACCGGCGAAATCATCATTCCGAGTTTCACCTGGGCCAGCACGGGACACTCGGTGGTCTGGAACGGCTTGCGGCCCGTGTTCGCCGACATTGAACCCGGCACGTACACGATGGATCCGGAAGACGTCGCGCAACGCATCACCCCCGCGACCAGCGCGATTATGACCGCCAATGCGTTTGGTCTCTATCCTGACATGGACGCGCTAAACAAAGTGGCCGAGGAAGCCGGCATCGTTCTGCTCTGCGACAGCGCGCAGGCCATCGGCGCCAAGTACAACGACCGTATCGGCGGCGGCCTTTGCGCGGCGGAGATTTTTTCGTTCTCGCCCACGAAGGTTGTCACGGCCGTCGAGGGCGGCTTGGTCACGACCAACGATGACGAACTGGCCGTACAGCTTCGCAATATGCGCGATTACGGAAAAAGCTCCGATGGCACCGACGTGGAAAGCTTTGGTTTGTCGGCCCGGCTGAGTGAATTCCACAGCATCGTGGGCTTGTCCAACTTGCGGCGGGTCGAGGAGCTGATCGCGGCGCGCGAAGCCATCGTGGCGCATTATCGCGAGCTCCTGGCGGGCATCCCCGGTATGCATTTTCAGACGATTCCGGAGGGGCGGCGCTCCAGTCACAATTACTTCGTCGTATTTCTCGATCCCGACCGCTATGACCGCGATGATGTGTGGCGCGGGATGGCCGCGGCTCAGGTGCAAACCAAGCGCTATTTCTATCCCGCCCTGCACCGGCAGGGGTCCTACCGCGACTTCCCACCGCCGGAGCCGCCGTTGCCGGTTACCGAGCGTGCGGCATCCGACGCTTTGGCGCTGCCGTTGTATTCGCACATGAGCCGCGACGAAACGGAACAAGTCTGCGCCCGTTTGCGCCGCGTGCTGCGCGACGCGTGA
- a CDS encoding cation:proton antiporter: protein MRLLLSLLLIGLIALAGSRAMQSRWRVPPVVRRLFDSGLVFLMLGVALGPAGVGMINDRILEQTGPIVFFCLGWIGFLFGVHLEWKRLRRLTARMWAATLSESLLTLVMVLVASWLFFSRWCPTCEGSEAQKWAALLTLAACAAGTAPASVFALNGRPWFRGDIAQAIRVSAALDDLPGLILFGVMFALLPGDLISAAGVFSGPAWILLSILIGVVLGLMMKSLTIMATDTQVQLVVVMGLIAFGAGAAAFIHLSPIFVGAVAGVTLANTTGRKETVFELLASSEKTIYVLFLVLVGCHWAPAAEHLLALTLLYLGVRAAGKVLGGIVGASLIGVQQPRQRFGGLAMLGQGGLAIAMALNYAWTYEAPISPTVMTVLIVGVLINELIGPGLAFIPFGPPKTPGGRR, encoded by the coding sequence TTGCGTCTGCTGCTGTCTCTACTGCTGATTGGATTGATCGCCCTGGCCGGGTCGCGCGCCATGCAGTCTCGTTGGCGCGTGCCGCCGGTGGTGCGCCGCCTGTTTGATTCCGGCCTCGTATTCTTGATGCTCGGCGTCGCCCTGGGACCGGCGGGCGTGGGCATGATCAACGACCGCATCCTGGAGCAAACCGGGCCGATCGTCTTTTTCTGTCTCGGCTGGATCGGTTTCCTATTCGGCGTGCACCTCGAGTGGAAACGCCTGCGCCGCTTGACCGCCCGCATGTGGGCAGCAACGCTGAGCGAATCGCTGCTGACACTCGTCATGGTCCTGGTGGCCTCGTGGCTGTTTTTCTCACGCTGGTGCCCTACCTGCGAAGGGAGCGAAGCCCAAAAATGGGCGGCTTTGCTTACGTTGGCCGCCTGCGCCGCGGGTACCGCTCCAGCCAGCGTTTTCGCGCTCAACGGGCGCCCCTGGTTCCGGGGGGACATCGCGCAAGCGATCCGCGTTTCGGCCGCGTTGGACGACTTGCCGGGGCTGATCCTCTTCGGCGTGATGTTCGCGTTGCTGCCGGGCGACCTGATCTCTGCGGCGGGCGTTTTTTCGGGTCCCGCCTGGATTCTGCTTTCGATTTTGATCGGCGTCGTCCTCGGGCTGATGATGAAATCGTTGACCATTATGGCCACAGATACCCAAGTCCAATTGGTGGTCGTCATGGGTCTGATCGCTTTTGGCGCCGGCGCAGCGGCGTTCATTCACTTGTCGCCGATTTTCGTCGGAGCGGTGGCGGGCGTCACGTTGGCCAACACGACCGGGCGCAAAGAAACCGTGTTCGAATTGCTGGCGAGTTCCGAAAAGACGATCTACGTCTTGTTCCTGGTCCTGGTCGGCTGCCACTGGGCACCCGCGGCCGAACACCTGCTGGCCTTGACCCTGCTCTACCTGGGCGTGCGGGCCGCCGGTAAGGTGCTGGGCGGAATCGTGGGCGCGTCGCTCATCGGCGTGCAGCAACCGCGGCAGCGCTTCGGCGGGTTGGCGATGCTCGGTCAAGGCGGCCTAGCCATCGCCATGGCCCTCAACTACGCCTGGACGTATGAAGCGCCGATTTCCCCGACGGTGATGACGGTGCTGATTGTCGGCGTGTTGATCAACGAATTGATCGGTCCCGGTCTGGCGTTCATCCCCTTCGGCCCGCCGAAGACTCCCGGGGGGCGGAGATGA
- a CDS encoding glycosyltransferase: MRLAYLIHQDPRDRFGGAEVYAGHLARAARDAGHEVLVICRGDGKGEEVREEVDDGIRYAVLDAQALMQPRKRFRFQESFDNPAAYIRITSLLTDFGADHLHIHHFLMTSAGVAMWARQNDLGVTATLHDYWAFCHRITFQKPGGVPCDGPQRGVACRACGKPEYNSWPGILWQPVHAVGFAWRNLLLRRAYRAAHAVFVPSRAVLEAHRRHGFERANLVYLPYGLPASSPIPREGPRQPLVVGYLGRLAPEKGLETLIDATRLEPAFRLRIAGDGDPDYVSSLRQRAAGAAVEFAGGFDRHELPAILGAVDVVAVPSTWPENLPLAVLEAAQSGTPVLVSDLGGLAETPALCGAKIVAPNTAEAWAAALGGLAASAKAWRELQRGVGYDHRIQDDLAAHLRRGSEQP; encoded by the coding sequence ATGCGATTGGCCTATCTCATCCACCAAGACCCCCGCGACCGTTTCGGCGGTGCGGAAGTCTATGCAGGGCATTTAGCGCGAGCCGCGCGCGATGCCGGGCACGAGGTGTTGGTAATTTGTCGCGGTGACGGCAAGGGAGAGGAGGTTCGCGAAGAAGTCGACGACGGCATTCGTTACGCCGTGCTCGACGCCCAAGCGCTCATGCAGCCGCGCAAACGCTTTCGCTTCCAGGAGAGTTTCGATAACCCGGCGGCCTACATCCGCATCACGAGCTTGCTGACGGACTTCGGTGCCGATCACCTGCACATTCATCACTTCCTGATGACCAGCGCCGGCGTGGCCATGTGGGCCCGCCAAAACGATCTGGGCGTGACGGCCACGTTGCACGATTACTGGGCGTTTTGTCATCGCATCACGTTCCAAAAGCCGGGCGGCGTGCCGTGCGACGGACCGCAGCGCGGCGTGGCGTGCCGGGCTTGCGGCAAGCCGGAATACAACAGTTGGCCCGGCATCCTGTGGCAACCGGTCCACGCGGTCGGATTCGCCTGGCGGAATTTACTGCTGCGACGCGCCTACCGCGCCGCGCACGCGGTGTTCGTGCCCAGCCGCGCCGTCCTTGAAGCGCACCGCCGTCACGGATTCGAGCGTGCCAACCTCGTCTATCTTCCCTACGGCTTACCGGCGAGTTCGCCGATACCCCGAGAAGGCCCGCGCCAACCGTTGGTAGTTGGCTACCTGGGCCGCTTGGCGCCGGAAAAAGGCTTGGAAACGCTAATCGACGCGACCCGTCTCGAACCCGCTTTTCGCCTGCGTATCGCCGGTGACGGCGACCCGGATTATGTCTCGTCGCTGCGACAACGCGCCGCCGGTGCGGCAGTGGAATTCGCCGGCGGTTTCGATCGCCATGAGTTGCCCGCGATTTTGGGCGCGGTCGATGTCGTCGCCGTACCCAGCACGTGGCCGGAGAATCTTCCCTTGGCCGTTTTGGAGGCGGCACAAAGCGGCACCCCGGTGCTGGTTTCGGACCTGGGCGGCCTCGCTGAAACACCGGCGCTATGCGGCGCGAAAATCGTCGCCCCCAACACGGCGGAAGCCTGGGCGGCGGCGCTTGGCGGCTTGGCGGCTTCGGCGAAAGCGTGGCGCGAACTGCAGCGCGGCGTCGGCTACGATCACCGCATTCAGGACGACCTCGCGGCCCACCTGCGACGGGGGAGCGAGCAGCCGTGA
- a CDS encoding PTS sugar transporter subunit IIA encodes MIRLSQLVLKNGIFLDVEAQTQVGVLERITGCLVEAGIVDRDDQSELLTRLTEREKLCSTAVGHGAAIPHAYFDKLKTPMVVVCRTQQPIDFCAPDGDRVDLIFVLLGPKRVPAQHIQILSRIARMLKDEQFDNQLRHAHEPDEVLAALQDVEKRHH; translated from the coding sequence ATGATTCGGCTATCGCAACTGGTACTGAAAAACGGCATTTTTCTGGACGTGGAGGCGCAGACGCAGGTCGGCGTGTTGGAGAGGATTACGGGGTGCTTGGTCGAGGCGGGTATTGTCGACCGAGACGACCAATCCGAACTCCTCACGCGATTGACCGAGCGGGAAAAGCTCTGCAGCACGGCTGTCGGCCACGGCGCGGCGATTCCGCATGCGTATTTCGACAAGCTAAAGACACCGATGGTGGTCGTGTGCCGCACGCAGCAGCCAATTGATTTTTGCGCTCCCGACGGCGACCGAGTGGACCTTATTTTCGTGCTGCTCGGTCCCAAACGGGTGCCGGCGCAGCATATTCAGATTCTGAGTCGCATCGCTCGGATGCTGAAAGACGAACAGTTCGACAATCAATTGCGGCACGCCCACGAGCCAGACGAAGTGCTCGCGGCGCTGCAGGACGTGGAGAAACGTCATCACTGA
- a CDS encoding class I SAM-dependent methyltransferase yields the protein MSDDMRQFYDDEAQRQKWGRDLVGAGLFSCEAGMVDTYFQPGASVLDVGCGGGREALALAERGFQVTAVDYTPAFVEACTAAAKERGLTIDVRQANADSLPFADEQFDHVIMVGQLLGHVRPQARRRQVLREIGRVMKPGVAIVSTNAIERSPMYGAYFLVANFVRRFYNPHELEENDAFVRHVGESARLMKPRPVFHWYHADEFRLDAAAADWQVEKILRRWEEERDPTDRSTSGETFYAIRKG from the coding sequence ATGAGCGACGACATGCGCCAGTTTTACGATGACGAAGCACAACGCCAAAAGTGGGGTCGGGATCTGGTCGGCGCCGGCTTGTTTTCCTGTGAGGCGGGGATGGTCGACACGTATTTCCAACCCGGCGCGAGTGTGTTGGATGTCGGCTGCGGCGGCGGGCGCGAAGCATTGGCGCTGGCCGAACGGGGCTTCCAGGTTACCGCCGTCGACTACACGCCCGCCTTCGTCGAGGCCTGCACCGCTGCGGCAAAAGAGCGGGGCCTCACGATCGATGTACGTCAAGCAAACGCCGACAGCCTGCCGTTTGCCGACGAGCAATTCGATCACGTCATCATGGTCGGTCAACTGCTCGGGCACGTGCGACCGCAAGCTAGGCGCCGGCAGGTACTGCGGGAAATCGGCCGCGTCATGAAACCCGGCGTGGCCATTGTTTCCACCAATGCGATCGAACGCAGCCCGATGTACGGCGCGTATTTCCTCGTGGCGAACTTCGTGCGGCGTTTTTACAATCCGCATGAACTGGAGGAGAATGACGCCTTCGTGCGCCACGTCGGCGAAAGCGCGCGCTTGATGAAACCGCGCCCCGTTTTCCATTGGTACCACGCCGATGAATTCCGACTCGACGCCGCAGCAGCCGATTGGCAGGTCGAAAAAATCCTGAGGCGTTGGGAAGAGGAGCGCGACCCAACCGACCGTTCCACGAGCGGCGAAACCTTCTACGCAATTCGAAAGGGTTAA